Proteins encoded in a region of the Shewanella polaris genome:
- a CDS encoding uroporphyrinogen-III C-methyltransferase: MENNKKDSNSPVHQNEKVISPTPSPVEKPTQAKKGNATNQQSAGNNTNNDQSNSSENVSNRRRKAKPSSWWIRLGVLFSLIVAIIAVGGCYWLYLQLDQQSNGQTQLGQNISEQVKQNKALKNELQQTAIATSKRITTLEQQQLNDTKAYAKLAQLQQSNKLLQERVAVIAQRSPNHWMASEAEYLVRMAGRKLWLENDPQTAIGLLQSADERISAMKDPALTALRKALANDINKVKALKTTDITNTIFELDTVIDNLVSLPLNRVDEHFAENKNTQPVTDSIDDWQQNLSRTWHDLTDGFITIRKRTTDLEPLLSPEQQWYLVENIRNKLLQAELALYRFDQVNYKQSIALADKWLQQYFDLTDAKTKQTIEALDKLAKVNIEKITLNKFQASPLLQQLVTYGEIMPTEELAQ; encoded by the coding sequence ATGGAAAACAATAAAAAAGATTCAAATTCGCCAGTACATCAGAATGAAAAAGTCATTTCTCCTACGCCAAGCCCAGTTGAAAAGCCAACCCAGGCTAAAAAAGGCAATGCGACCAACCAACAATCTGCTGGCAACAATACGAATAACGATCAGTCAAATTCCTCTGAAAATGTTTCTAATCGTCGACGAAAAGCCAAACCTAGCTCTTGGTGGATCCGTCTTGGGGTATTATTCAGTTTAATTGTGGCAATCATTGCTGTTGGTGGTTGTTATTGGCTTTATTTACAGCTTGATCAACAAAGCAATGGCCAAACTCAGTTAGGACAAAATATATCTGAGCAGGTAAAACAAAATAAAGCGCTAAAAAACGAGTTACAACAAACTGCCATAGCAACCAGTAAACGTATTACTACATTAGAGCAACAACAATTAAACGATACTAAAGCTTATGCAAAATTAGCCCAGTTGCAGCAATCCAATAAACTATTACAAGAACGTGTCGCAGTTATTGCCCAGCGTAGCCCCAATCATTGGATGGCATCAGAAGCTGAATACCTAGTGCGCATGGCTGGTCGAAAACTATGGTTAGAAAACGATCCTCAAACCGCAATTGGTTTATTACAGTCTGCAGATGAGCGTATCAGTGCGATGAAAGATCCGGCATTAACCGCATTACGTAAAGCGTTAGCTAATGATATAAACAAAGTGAAAGCATTAAAAACCACCGACATCACCAATACCATTTTCGAATTAGATACCGTTATTGATAACTTAGTTTCGTTACCGTTAAATCGTGTTGATGAACATTTTGCTGAAAACAAAAATACTCAGCCAGTAACGGATTCAATAGACGATTGGCAACAAAACTTGTCACGTACTTGGCATGATCTAACTGATGGTTTCATTACTATCCGCAAACGGACGACTGATTTAGAACCATTATTATCGCCAGAACAACAATGGTATTTGGTTGAAAATATCCGCAACAAATTGCTACAAGCAGAATTAGCTCTGTACCGATTTGATCAGGTAAATTACAAACAGTCTATTGCGCTAGCAGACAAATGGTTACAACAGTATTTTGATTTAACAGATGCCAAGACTAAACAAACGATTGAAGCTTTAGATAAGCTTGCCAAGGTTAATATTGAGAAAATTACCCTTAATAAATTTCAAGCTTCACCTTTATTGCAGCAATTAGTCACCTATGGTGAAATCATGCCGACTGAGGAGCTTGCACAATGA
- the xerC gene encoding tyrosine recombinase XerC produces MKPTDWQTIFSQHLTSERQLSAYTVRNYMFELRRVEAILTESTNLIDVSRDQLQSVLATLHRKGLSPRSLSLCLSALKQFFDFLLREGAVTVNPAHTLSAPKQNKPLPKNMDVDAISHLLSIEGDDPLSLRDKAIMELFYSSGLRLAELASLDCVDIKFDQSEVKVMGKGSKQRVVPIGKLALNALASWLNCRNQLSCTQAGDALFVSSQGKRLSHRSIQARMAKWGQEQAMAVKVHPHKLRHSFATHMLESSQDLRAVQELLGHANLSTTQIYTSLDFQHLAKVYDNAHPRAKKNRGK; encoded by the coding sequence ATGAAGCCTACAGACTGGCAAACGATATTTAGCCAACATTTGACCTCAGAAAGACAACTCTCAGCTTATACTGTGCGTAACTACATGTTTGAGTTGCGTCGAGTTGAAGCTATTTTAACTGAATCAACCAATCTCATTGATGTTAGCCGAGATCAACTGCAGTCTGTGCTGGCCACCTTACATCGTAAAGGTTTGAGTCCCCGATCATTATCTTTGTGTTTGTCTGCTCTAAAACAGTTTTTTGATTTTTTACTGCGCGAAGGTGCCGTAACGGTCAATCCCGCACATACGTTAAGTGCGCCAAAACAAAATAAACCCTTACCGAAAAATATGGATGTGGATGCGATTAGCCATTTATTGTCTATAGAGGGGGATGATCCTTTGAGTTTGCGCGATAAAGCCATTATGGAGTTATTTTATTCAAGTGGCTTACGTTTAGCTGAATTAGCTAGTTTAGATTGCGTTGACATCAAGTTTGATCAAAGCGAAGTTAAAGTGATGGGTAAGGGCAGTAAACAGCGGGTTGTGCCAATTGGTAAGCTCGCGTTAAATGCGTTAGCAAGCTGGTTAAATTGCCGTAATCAATTATCGTGTACTCAAGCGGGTGATGCATTATTTGTCAGCAGCCAAGGCAAACGATTGTCCCATCGTAGTATTCAAGCGCGTATGGCTAAGTGGGGGCAAGAACAAGCCATGGCGGTAAAAGTTCATCCGCATAAGTTGCGTCATTCGTTTGCAACTCATATGCTTGAATCAAGCCAAGATTTACGTGCCGTACAAGAATTACTCGGTCATGCGAATTTATCGACCACACAAATATACACCAGTTTAGACTTTCAACACCTTGCCAAAGTGTACGATAACGCGCATCCAAGAGCGAAAAAAAACAGGGGGAAATAA
- the lysA gene encoding diaminopimelate decarboxylase — protein MDYFSYQNDSLFAEDCDVAKLANTHGTPLYIYSRATLERHWHAFNNAVAEHPHLICYAVKANSNLAVLNVLARLGSGFDIVSGGELSRVLKAGGDPKKVVFSGVGKTVAEMEQALNIGIYCFNVESSAELEQLNDVAGRLGKVAPVSLRINPDVDAGTHPYISTGLKENKFGIAMDEAEVVFARAAELAHLHIKGVDCHIGSQLTEIKPFLDAMDRMLALIDRLGEQGIEIEHFDVGGGLGVTYNNETPPHPDAYAAALLDRLNGRKLTLIFEPGRAIAANAGIFVTQVLYLKENSDKRFAIVDGAMNDLIRPSLYSAWQNIIPVQQNDAPTFAYDIVGPVCETGDFLGKDRQLAVKTGDLLAVRSSGAYGFAMSSNYNSRPRVAEVMVDGNKDLVVRQRETLEQLWQGEQLLP, from the coding sequence TTGGATTACTTTTCATATCAAAATGATTCACTATTCGCAGAAGACTGCGATGTAGCAAAACTGGCCAACACTCACGGTACACCGCTGTACATTTATTCTCGTGCCACATTAGAGCGTCATTGGCATGCATTTAATAATGCAGTGGCCGAGCATCCGCACCTTATTTGTTATGCAGTGAAGGCTAATTCAAACCTTGCGGTATTAAATGTGTTAGCTCGTTTAGGCAGTGGTTTTGATATTGTCTCTGGCGGTGAACTCTCACGAGTACTAAAAGCTGGCGGCGATCCTAAAAAAGTGGTTTTTTCTGGTGTGGGCAAAACCGTTGCCGAAATGGAGCAGGCTCTAAATATTGGTATTTACTGTTTTAATGTTGAGTCGAGTGCTGAACTTGAGCAGCTTAATGATGTTGCAGGCCGTTTAGGTAAAGTTGCACCGGTTTCATTGCGGATTAATCCCGATGTTGATGCGGGTACTCATCCTTATATTTCGACAGGTCTTAAAGAAAATAAATTTGGTATTGCCATGGACGAGGCCGAAGTGGTTTTTGCTCGTGCAGCCGAATTAGCCCATTTACATATTAAAGGTGTGGATTGCCATATTGGTTCTCAGCTTACCGAAATAAAGCCATTTTTAGATGCAATGGACCGTATGCTTGCATTAATAGACCGTTTAGGCGAGCAAGGTATTGAGATTGAACATTTTGATGTGGGTGGTGGATTAGGTGTGACATACAACAATGAAACCCCGCCACATCCAGACGCATATGCCGCAGCATTACTCGATCGCTTAAATGGGCGTAAGTTGACGTTAATTTTTGAACCGGGTCGAGCCATTGCTGCTAATGCAGGTATTTTTGTCACTCAAGTGCTTTACCTAAAAGAAAACAGTGATAAACGCTTTGCGATTGTTGATGGTGCAATGAATGATCTTATTCGTCCGTCGCTTTATAGTGCATGGCAAAATATTATTCCTGTACAACAAAATGATGCACCAACCTTTGCTTATGATATTGTAGGACCTGTATGTGAAACCGGTGACTTTTTGGGTAAAGACAGACAGTTAGCCGTAAAAACAGGCGACTTATTAGCGGTTCGTTCAAGTGGCGCTTATGGTTTTGCTATGTCATCTAATTATAATTCACGACCTCGTGTGGCTGAAGTGATGGTTGATGGAAATAAAGACTTGGTTGTGCGTCAGCGTGAAACGCTAGAACAACTTTGGCAAGGCGAACAGTTATTGCCATAG
- the hemC gene encoding hydroxymethylbilane synthase: MSENVIRIATRKSPLAMWQAEFVKAELEKIHPGLTVELLPMSTKGDVILDTPLAKVGGKGLFVKELEVAILENRADIAVHSMKDVPVDFPDGLGLQVICEREDPRDAFVSNSYKSISELPQGAVVGTSSLRRQCQIRAARPDLIIKDLRGNVGTRLAKLDGGDYDAIILAAAGLIRLKLNERIAGFISAEESLPANGQGAVGIECRTDDERVKTLLAPLEHLETRYRVLAERAMNTRLEGGCQVPIGAFAEIDGDNLTLRGLVGNPDGSQIISGTVSGSKTDAVALGESLAEDLLSRGAKTILDAVYAS; encoded by the coding sequence ATGTCTGAAAATGTAATTCGTATTGCAACACGTAAAAGCCCACTTGCAATGTGGCAAGCTGAATTTGTTAAAGCTGAACTTGAAAAAATTCATCCAGGGTTGACCGTTGAGCTATTACCAATGAGTACCAAAGGTGATGTGATTTTAGATACTCCTTTGGCAAAAGTTGGTGGTAAAGGTTTGTTTGTCAAAGAACTTGAAGTGGCTATTCTTGAAAATCGTGCCGATATTGCGGTGCATTCAATGAAAGACGTGCCAGTTGATTTCCCTGACGGATTAGGTTTACAGGTTATTTGTGAACGCGAAGATCCACGTGATGCTTTTGTATCAAACAGCTATAAATCTATCAGCGAATTGCCTCAAGGCGCTGTGGTAGGTACATCAAGTTTACGTCGTCAGTGCCAAATTAGAGCTGCACGCCCAGATTTAATTATCAAAGATTTACGCGGCAATGTCGGTACTCGTTTAGCCAAGCTAGATGGTGGTGACTATGATGCAATTATTCTAGCGGCAGCTGGATTGATTCGCTTAAAACTTAATGAACGTATTGCTGGTTTTATCTCTGCTGAAGAATCATTACCAGCAAATGGCCAAGGTGCTGTCGGTATTGAATGCCGTACAGATGATGAACGCGTTAAAACATTATTAGCACCACTTGAACATTTAGAAACTCGTTACAGAGTCCTTGCTGAAAGAGCAATGAATACCCGCCTTGAAGGCGGATGCCAAGTCCCTATTGGTGCTTTTGCTGAAATTGACGGTGACAACTTAACCCTACGTGGATTAGTGGGTAACCCAGATGGCAGCCAAATTATCAGTGGTACTGTATCGGGTTCAAAAACCGACGCGGTTGCACTTGGTGAGTCTCTTGCTGAAGATTTACTCAGTCGCGGCGCTAAAACTATTTTAGATGCTGTGTATGCCAGTTAA
- the lptM gene encoding LPS translocon maturation chaperone LptM has product MRLLLFIMLASLVVTACGQKGVLYKSPEPVVNKVAPKPASTDVPTQTEEFDSQPSTSQQE; this is encoded by the coding sequence ATGAGACTGCTTTTATTTATTATGCTTGCTAGCCTAGTCGTAACCGCATGTGGTCAAAAGGGGGTTTTATATAAATCCCCTGAGCCTGTGGTCAATAAAGTCGCCCCCAAACCTGCCAGCACTGATGTGCCGACGCAAACTGAGGAGTTCGACTCTCAACCTTCAACCTCACAACAAGAATAG
- a CDS encoding DUF484 family protein: MANLQQAPFDEMLIREYLLDNPDFFNRYPELLVAMRIPHAERGAVSLVERRQELLRQRVSQLEEEITSLMNIATHNERIFKFNTELSFKMLASQDLGELRLVLSEGLKTEFGFSHVRLITVHDIDSELANIWRHRVHSGYYFGRLTQSESKRLFGSEVGSVALTKLSDENGQVIFAIASKDPTHFHPDMDSLLFSQLRRLLDHMLPQL; encoded by the coding sequence ATGGCCAATTTGCAGCAAGCGCCATTTGATGAAATGTTGATTCGTGAATACTTATTGGATAATCCCGACTTTTTTAATCGTTATCCCGAGCTATTAGTGGCTATGCGTATACCGCATGCAGAACGTGGCGCTGTATCATTAGTAGAACGCCGACAAGAACTGTTGCGTCAACGTGTTAGCCAGCTCGAAGAAGAAATCACCTCGCTAATGAATATTGCGACTCATAATGAGAGAATATTCAAATTTAATACTGAGTTATCGTTTAAAATGCTTGCTAGCCAAGATTTGGGTGAGCTGCGTTTAGTGTTGTCTGAGGGATTAAAAACTGAGTTTGGCTTTAGTCATGTTAGGTTGATTACAGTGCACGATATCGACAGCGAATTAGCTAATATTTGGCGTCATCGAGTCCATAGTGGTTATTACTTTGGCCGATTGACCCAATCAGAATCCAAACGTTTGTTTGGTAGTGAAGTAGGGTCGGTGGCATTAACTAAATTATCTGATGAAAATGGCCAAGTCATATTTGCCATTGCCAGTAAAGATCCCACCCATTTTCATCCTGATATGGATTCGTTATTATTTAGCCAATTACGTCGTTTGTTAGACCATATGTTGCCGCAATTGTAA
- a CDS encoding helix-turn-helix domain-containing protein has product MSADYYPTFALDDIANLHESAQVEFKLAGGRDGNGTLPEGMWESYSAFANTLGGEIILGIKEQQGDFTIEGIVNPMPMLSEIWQILQNPQKISHNILAPTDVQIIEIMSKKLIRIHVPCVDVKLRPIYVGTDPYSGTYFRVGDADMHASREQVEQMSLKAGIDLKLKQLKQ; this is encoded by the coding sequence ATGTCAGCTGATTACTACCCAACATTTGCCCTAGACGACATAGCTAATTTGCATGAATCTGCCCAAGTAGAATTTAAATTAGCAGGTGGACGAGACGGTAATGGAACCTTACCCGAAGGCATGTGGGAAAGTTATAGCGCATTTGCTAACACCTTAGGTGGCGAAATAATTCTAGGAATAAAAGAGCAACAAGGGGATTTTACCATTGAAGGGATTGTAAATCCCATGCCGATGCTCAGTGAAATTTGGCAGATTTTACAAAATCCACAAAAAATCAGTCACAACATTTTAGCGCCAACGGACGTACAAATTATTGAAATAATGAGTAAAAAACTGATCCGTATTCATGTGCCTTGCGTGGATGTAAAGCTCAGACCTATTTATGTCGGTACCGATCCTTATAGCGGCACCTACTTTCGTGTAGGTGATGCCGATATGCATGCTAGTCGCGAGCAAGTAGAGCAAATGAGCTTAAAAGCCGGTATCGATCTCAAGCTAAAGCAACTGAAGCAGTAA
- a CDS encoding class I adenylate cyclase, which produces MTDKTVNYQQDLAKKLNSIRLARALDVLPDLQQQLFHVIPFLIHYNQIDVPGIIDPSTPCGIYGFTLSNAVISACNALSVPIPEAIQSNTAAFEGVYAMGSTASFGQNSQSDIDIWQVYNSNLTQAQLKLIEYKNKLISDWFAGFEFEVNIYLVHPMQFRECSTFDNCQPVGLENSGSSQHWLLLEEFYRTHIRLAGKVVAWWPSADSQVTETNANLLYLGDVNSLPATEYFGASLWQLYKGLNKPHKALLKVLLLEVYASEYPNTTLITQQIWQHCEQQNFSVDNDAYLLLFKRIETYLIAQGDDNRLEIIRRCFYLKSGVKLSCLSSQNSTDWRIEKIKCLVKQWEWSHELITILDNNANWHAGQLKWFNQQLCELLLVSYKNLLKFASKQTLSDRMRVEELGLLARKLHTYFSEDDHLLQPLNRLWSVSTAEKSLTIRHCIKTSRFYLYRQAYDKMERFDADSRHQQNAFDNHAIHDAENICSLVAWAVMNGIATAETDWSQIEGSKKRADKLGYLARKLIPIMHHVPTVSKRDLCEPWCYQKIVLIANMDGDPTAQWHGEELMLDYVNTNILSLGKAKLSMLSSVAILSLNSWGEWQSHRFNGSTALLEAISFIILGLKRSNAQVDLSIISCSAKLKQQIFNQLKTLLLRCYGLMKKVNQTNTLMHPIRIGNQQYNMYFNSLGMMYRKNDSTTLNKSHEAYMLPQPNLAEDPYSSAPSVIQQFIAKGAKQYFLQEQNQKLDVFVADEHNQLEHLQYLDTNINEVVAKESHLYVFDAKKQSTPIFNMPQFFQLVHIDGVLTVIPFGLSVDEMGSEF; this is translated from the coding sequence TTGACCGATAAAACGGTAAATTATCAACAGGATTTAGCTAAAAAATTAAATAGCATTCGATTAGCGAGAGCGCTTGATGTGCTGCCTGATTTACAGCAACAGTTATTCCACGTTATTCCTTTTTTGATTCATTATAATCAGATAGATGTGCCTGGAATTATCGATCCTAGTACGCCTTGTGGTATCTACGGTTTTACCTTATCAAATGCGGTAATTTCAGCTTGTAATGCTTTGTCTGTACCTATTCCAGAAGCTATTCAATCAAATACTGCTGCTTTCGAAGGCGTATATGCTATGGGAAGTACCGCCAGTTTTGGACAAAACTCTCAAAGTGATATCGATATCTGGCAGGTTTATAACAGTAACCTCACTCAAGCGCAGCTTAAGTTAATTGAATATAAAAATAAGCTTATCAGTGATTGGTTTGCAGGTTTTGAATTTGAAGTGAATATTTATCTTGTGCATCCGATGCAGTTTAGAGAGTGCAGCACATTTGATAATTGCCAACCAGTAGGATTAGAAAATAGTGGTAGTAGCCAACATTGGTTATTGTTAGAAGAGTTTTATCGTACCCATATTAGGTTGGCAGGCAAAGTGGTTGCTTGGTGGCCTAGCGCTGACAGTCAAGTTACTGAGACTAATGCCAACTTACTTTATCTTGGTGATGTTAACTCTCTGCCCGCAACTGAATATTTTGGTGCTTCATTATGGCAACTTTATAAGGGGCTAAATAAACCTCATAAAGCCTTGTTAAAAGTCTTGTTGCTAGAAGTGTATGCGTCAGAATATCCCAACACCACGCTAATAACCCAACAAATTTGGCAGCATTGTGAGCAGCAAAATTTTAGTGTTGATAACGATGCTTATTTATTGCTTTTTAAACGTATTGAAACTTACCTAATTGCTCAGGGAGATGATAATCGCTTAGAAATTATCAGACGTTGTTTTTACTTAAAGTCTGGAGTTAAGTTGTCGTGTTTATCATCTCAAAATTCGACAGACTGGCGGATTGAAAAAATAAAATGCCTGGTTAAACAATGGGAATGGAGCCATGAGCTCATTACAATACTGGACAATAATGCTAATTGGCATGCAGGTCAGTTGAAATGGTTCAACCAACAACTCTGTGAATTGTTGCTGGTTAGCTACAAAAATTTATTAAAATTTGCCTCTAAACAAACCCTAAGTGACCGTATGCGGGTTGAAGAATTAGGTTTGTTGGCGCGTAAATTACACACTTATTTTAGTGAAGATGACCATTTATTACAGCCGCTTAATCGGTTATGGAGTGTATCAACCGCTGAAAAATCGCTAACGATCCGCCATTGCATAAAGACTTCACGGTTTTATTTATATCGCCAAGCTTATGACAAGATGGAGCGGTTTGACGCTGATAGTCGTCATCAACAAAATGCGTTTGATAATCATGCTATACATGACGCTGAAAATATATGTAGTCTAGTTGCGTGGGCGGTGATGAATGGAATAGCAACGGCAGAAACTGATTGGTCTCAAATAGAGGGCAGTAAAAAACGGGCAGACAAGTTAGGCTATCTAGCACGTAAATTGATTCCTATCATGCACCACGTACCTACTGTGTCTAAACGTGATTTATGCGAACCATGGTGTTATCAAAAAATTGTGTTAATAGCGAACATGGATGGTGATCCTACTGCTCAATGGCATGGCGAAGAATTGATGCTAGATTATGTTAATACCAATATTTTATCGCTAGGCAAAGCTAAGTTAAGTATGTTGTCATCGGTTGCAATCTTGAGTTTAAACAGTTGGGGCGAATGGCAAAGCCATCGTTTTAATGGCAGTACCGCACTATTAGAAGCGATTTCATTTATTATTCTGGGTTTAAAGCGTTCAAATGCACAAGTTGATTTATCAATTATTAGTTGCTCAGCCAAATTAAAACAGCAGATATTCAATCAGCTTAAAACCCTACTGTTACGTTGTTATGGGTTAATGAAAAAGGTCAATCAGACAAATACATTGATGCACCCCATAAGAATAGGTAATCAGCAATATAATATGTATTTTAATTCTTTAGGGATGATGTATCGTAAAAATGATTCTACGACCCTTAACAAGAGCCATGAAGCTTATATGTTACCGCAGCCTAATTTAGCCGAGGATCCTTATTCGAGTGCACCGTCGGTGATCCAGCAATTTATTGCAAAAGGGGCGAAACAGTATTTTTTACAAGAACAAAATCAAAAGCTTGATGTATTTGTTGCCGATGAACATAACCAGCTGGAGCACTTACAATACTTAGACACCAACATCAATGAAGTTGTTGCCAAAGAAAGTCATTTATATGTATTTGACGCAAAAAAACAATCAACTCCCATTTTTAATATGCCGCAGTTTTTTCAACTGGTACACATAGACGGAGTGTTAACGGTAATACCTTTTGGTTTGTCTGTAGACGAGATGGGCTCAGAATTTTAA
- the cyaY gene encoding iron donor protein CyaY, protein MTITDTEFHRLADEMFGEIENAVEKAIDEQDADVDINASGNVLQLSFEDGSQIVINKQEPLHEIWLATKSGGYHFNYNDSKWLDTRNGLEFMPFVIDAIYKQSEIMLEINA, encoded by the coding sequence ATGACTATTACAGATACTGAGTTTCATCGATTAGCCGATGAAATGTTTGGCGAGATAGAGAACGCGGTAGAAAAAGCGATTGACGAGCAAGATGCTGATGTCGATATCAATGCTAGTGGCAATGTTTTACAGCTGTCTTTTGAAGATGGTTCGCAAATCGTCATCAATAAGCAAGAGCCTTTGCATGAAATTTGGTTAGCGACAAAATCAGGTGGCTATCACTTTAATTACAATGATAGCAAATGGTTAGATACCCGCAATGGATTAGAGTTTATGCCTTTTGTGATTGATGCTATCTACAAACAAAGCGAAATTATGCTCGAGATAAACGCATAA
- the dapF gene encoding diaminopimelate epimerase yields the protein MIHFTKMHGLGNDFMVVDGVTQNVFFSSEQIRRLADRNFGIGFDQLLLVEPPYDPDLDFHYRIFNADGSEVEQCGNGARCFARFVRNKGLTQKNKIRVSTNSGKITLRIERDGNVTVNMGVPIIEPSQIPFKAKKSEKTYLLQTPMQTYLCGAISMGNPHCVIEVEDVQNVAVDEIGSILTRHERFPKGVNVGFMQVLTPGHIKLRVYERGAAETLACGTGACAAAAVGQLQDKLNKQVRVDLPGGSLLINWEGEGKPLWMTGPAEHVYDGQIQL from the coding sequence GTGATCCATTTCACTAAGATGCACGGACTGGGTAATGATTTTATGGTCGTTGATGGCGTAACACAAAATGTGTTTTTTTCGTCTGAGCAAATCCGCCGTCTTGCCGATCGTAATTTTGGCATTGGTTTTGATCAACTACTGTTGGTTGAGCCACCTTACGATCCAGATTTAGATTTCCATTATCGTATTTTTAACGCCGATGGCAGTGAAGTTGAACAGTGTGGTAATGGCGCCCGCTGTTTTGCTCGTTTTGTTCGTAATAAAGGCTTAACTCAAAAGAATAAAATTCGCGTGAGTACAAACTCAGGCAAAATTACCTTACGGATTGAGCGTGATGGCAACGTGACCGTCAATATGGGCGTACCCATTATCGAACCGAGCCAAATTCCGTTTAAAGCTAAAAAAAGTGAAAAAACATATTTACTACAAACCCCAATGCAAACTTATTTGTGTGGTGCCATTTCTATGGGCAATCCACACTGTGTTATTGAGGTTGAAGATGTGCAAAACGTGGCCGTTGATGAAATAGGCAGTATATTAACTCGTCACGAACGCTTCCCTAAAGGCGTGAATGTCGGCTTTATGCAAGTGTTAACACCTGGGCATATTAAATTGCGGGTGTATGAACGTGGTGCAGCAGAAACCTTAGCTTGTGGCACTGGAGCGTGTGCTGCTGCTGCGGTCGGACAATTACAAGATAAGCTTAATAAACAGGTAAGAGTTGACTTACCTGGTGGCAGCTTATTGATTAATTGGGAAGGTGAGGGCAAACCTCTGTGGATGACTGGACCGGCAGAACACGTATACGACGGGCAAATACAATTATGA
- a CDS encoding HAD-IA family hydrolase yields the protein MTLPKASMIQYQRLQPFSAISFDLDDTLYNNFPYVMHASEQLFRLINQTYPATALWDTTQWQQFKHALFAQHPELAHDTTAARYAMLYQALLQFGYSEIEASKGAQEGMKCFQHHRSNFTVDENIMALLRRLGQKYPLIGITNGNVDTQRIGLDDVMQFVLHPGHGVKMKPSTDMFTLACRQLDIRPSALLHVGDHPLSDIAGAKMAGCQSVWLNPCMQQRHKKAQSVLPHIEINQLDLLLQLL from the coding sequence ATGACATTGCCTAAAGCTTCGATGATCCAGTATCAACGCTTACAACCGTTTAGCGCGATTAGTTTTGATTTAGATGACACTCTTTACAATAACTTTCCTTATGTAATGCATGCCAGTGAGCAACTTTTTAGGTTAATCAATCAAACTTACCCCGCTACGGCTTTATGGGATACAACACAATGGCAGCAATTCAAACATGCATTATTTGCGCAACACCCAGAGTTAGCGCATGACACCACTGCGGCACGTTATGCTATGTTGTATCAAGCTCTTTTACAATTTGGCTATAGTGAGATTGAAGCCAGCAAAGGGGCGCAAGAGGGGATGAAGTGTTTTCAGCATCATCGTAGTAATTTCACTGTGGATGAAAATATCATGGCGCTGCTGCGACGTTTAGGGCAAAAGTATCCGCTTATTGGCATCACAAATGGCAATGTCGACACTCAGCGTATTGGCTTAGATGACGTGATGCAATTTGTGTTACATCCTGGTCATGGGGTTAAAATGAAACCCTCAACCGATATGTTTACTCTTGCTTGTCGACAATTAGATATTCGGCCGTCGGCCTTATTACATGTGGGCGATCATCCATTGTCTGATATTGCTGGCGCTAAAATGGCGGGGTGTCAAAGTGTGTGGTTAAACCCATGTATGCAGCAACGGCATAAAAAGGCGCAATCGGTATTACCGCATATCGAGATTAACCAATTGGATTTACTGCTTCAGTTGCTTTAG
- a CDS encoding hemerythrin domain-containing protein — translation MQIPQATEQLSQMSLVELIDHIEATHHAYIRETAPLLIEYTEKMVRAHGDEHDEIKPLALCVRELIDELIPHLMKEEQILFPAIKSLSLGQPVNGCFGHIGNPINMMLHEHDNADLMLNTIRSLTNDYTIPAGVCHTWQACYRTLAEFDADLQTHIDVENTLLFPKALAL, via the coding sequence ATGCAAATCCCCCAAGCAACTGAACAGTTATCACAAATGTCACTGGTTGAATTAATCGATCATATTGAAGCAACCCACCATGCGTATATCCGTGAAACGGCGCCATTATTGATTGAATACACTGAAAAAATGGTTCGTGCTCATGGTGATGAACATGACGAAATCAAACCACTGGCGTTATGTGTACGCGAGTTAATTGATGAGTTAATACCGCATTTAATGAAAGAAGAACAGATCCTCTTTCCTGCGATTAAATCACTCAGCTTAGGTCAACCGGTAAACGGCTGTTTTGGTCATATTGGCAACCCTATTAACATGATGCTGCATGAGCATGATAATGCCGACCTTATGCTTAACACCATTCGTAGCTTAACTAATGACTACACTATTCCGGCAGGCGTTTGCCACACATGGCAAGCTTGCTATCGTACGTTAGCTGAATTTGATGCCGACTTACAAACTCATATAGATGTTGAAAATACCTTATTGTTCCCAAAAGCTTTAGCGCTATAA